One stretch of Verrucomicrobiota bacterium DNA includes these proteins:
- a CDS encoding DUF1587 domain-containing protein: protein MKLGAVLPDDGCVAGFDNVSEGLDVSSSHLVLYQQAADLALDAAIATRPPDAENNFVLKPPGDSTTLPLCPSLSSAAVSAN from the coding sequence ATCAAGCTCGGCGCCGTGTTGCCGGACGACGGCTGCGTGGCGGGCTTCGACAATGTGAGCGAGGGGCTCGATGTTTCCTCCTCGCATCTGGTGCTGTATCAACAGGCCGCCGACTTGGCGCTCGATGCCGCGATCGCCACGCGGCCACCCGACGCTGAGAACAACTTTGTGTTGAAGCCTCCCGGCGACTCCACCACGCTGCCGCTGTGTCCAAGCCTGTCCTCGGCCGCGGTCTCGGCGAACTGA